A stretch of the Enterobacteriaceae bacterium ESL0689 genome encodes the following:
- a CDS encoding IS1 family transposase (programmed frameshift): MAKIDVTCPFCQQTEPVKKHGRGKAGFQRYRCQSCCRTFQVDYAYRACQPGMKEQIVDLAMNNAGIRDTARTLHISINAVVRTFKKLAPRCVTTFPLDNQQIQLICEVDEMWSFAGSKKQQRWLWYAWEPRLKRIIAHTFGRRSKKTLRRLLRLLSGFHVAFWCTDNFSAYDILPDKKHIRGKLYTQRIERENLNLRNRLKRLNRKTLGYSKSFEMHDRIIGTFIEREYYV; encoded by the exons ATGGCTAAAATTGATGTAACATGCCCGTTTTGTCAACAAACTGAACCCGTTAAAAAGCATGGTCGGGGCAAAGCTGGATTTCAGCGCTATCGCTGTCAGTCATGCTGCCGTACTTTCCAGGTCGATTACGCTTACCGTGCCTGCCAGCCCGGCATGAAAGAACAAATTGTTGACCTTGCCATGAATAATGCCGGTATCCGCGATACCGCAAGGACTCTGCATATCAGCATTAATGCCGTTGTCCGCACTT TTAAAAAACTCGCCCCACGATGTGTAACCACGTTTCCGCTGGATAATCAGCAAATCCAGCTTATCTGTGAAGTGGATGAGATGTGGTCTTTTGCTGGCAGTAAAAAGCAGCAACGCTGGCTGTGGTATGCGTGGGAGCCTCGTCTCAAACGTATTATTGCACATACTTTTGGGCGCAGGAGCAAAAAGACACTGCGCAGGTTACTGAGATTACTGTCAGGTTTTCATGTCGCCTTCTGGTGTACCGATAACTTCAGCGCATATGACATACTGCCGGATAAAAAACATATCAGGGGTAAGCTTTACACGCAGCGGATTGAACGGGAAAACCTGAATCTGCGTAACCGGTTAAAGCGACTGAATCGTAAGACACTGGGGTACTCAAAATCTTTTGAAATGCATGACAGGATCATTGGTACTTTTATTGAGCGCGAATATTATGTTTGA
- the rimO gene encoding 30S ribosomal protein S12 methylthiotransferase RimO gives MSRIGFISLGCPKNLVDSERILTELRTEGYDVVSRYDNADIVIVNTCGFIDSAVQESLETIGEALKENGKVIVTGCLGAKESQIREVHPKVLAITGPHSYEQVLEYVHRYVPKPQHDPFLSLVPEQGVKLTPRHYAYLKISEGCNHRCTFCIIPSLRGDLVSRPIGEVLAEAKRLADAGVKELLVISQDTSAYGADVQHRTGFYNGMPVKTSMVSLCEALAKLGIWVRLHYVYPYPHVDHVIPLMAEGKILPYLDIPLQHASPRILKLMKRPGSAERQLARIKQWREHCPNLTLRSTFIVGFPGETEEDFQMLLDFLTEARLDRVGCFKYSPVAGASANELADPVPESVKEERWNRFMQLQQQISASRLQEKIGHEIEVLIDEVDAEGAIGRSMADAPEIDGAVYLNGENGVKAGDIVRVKVEHADEYDLWGCRI, from the coding sequence ATGTCCCGGATTGGTTTTATCTCATTAGGTTGCCCGAAGAATCTCGTCGATTCAGAACGTATCCTGACCGAACTGCGCACCGAAGGTTATGATGTGGTTTCCCGTTATGACAACGCCGATATCGTGATCGTCAATACCTGTGGTTTTATCGATAGCGCCGTTCAGGAGTCCCTGGAAACCATCGGCGAAGCGTTGAAAGAAAACGGTAAAGTGATTGTCACCGGTTGTCTGGGAGCGAAAGAGAGCCAGATCCGTGAGGTTCATCCCAAAGTGCTGGCGATAACCGGCCCACACAGCTATGAACAGGTGCTGGAATATGTGCATCGCTATGTTCCCAAACCACAGCACGATCCCTTCCTCAGCCTGGTACCCGAACAGGGCGTTAAACTGACACCGCGTCATTACGCTTATCTGAAAATTTCCGAAGGCTGTAATCATCGCTGTACCTTCTGCATTATCCCTTCACTGCGTGGTGATCTGGTGAGTCGTCCTATTGGCGAAGTACTGGCAGAAGCCAAACGGCTGGCCGATGCCGGTGTGAAAGAGTTGCTGGTTATTTCCCAGGATACTTCCGCCTATGGCGCCGATGTGCAGCATCGTACCGGTTTTTACAACGGCATGCCGGTCAAAACCAGTATGGTGAGCCTGTGTGAAGCGCTGGCAAAACTCGGGATCTGGGTACGGCTACATTATGTTTATCCTTATCCTCATGTCGATCACGTGATCCCGTTGATGGCAGAAGGTAAAATACTGCCTTATCTCGATATTCCACTTCAGCATGCCAGCCCGCGGATACTTAAATTAATGAAACGCCCCGGCTCAGCCGAGCGTCAGCTGGCACGCATTAAGCAGTGGCGTGAACACTGTCCGAATCTTACCCTGCGATCGACCTTTATCGTCGGCTTCCCCGGCGAAACCGAGGAAGATTTTCAGATGCTACTCGACTTTCTGACCGAAGCACGCCTTGATCGTGTCGGCTGCTTTAAATACAGCCCTGTTGCCGGTGCCAGCGCTAACGAACTGGCCGATCCGGTGCCGGAAAGTGTCAAAGAAGAGCGCTGGAACCGTTTTATGCAATTGCAGCAACAAATTTCTGCCAGCCGACTGCAGGAAAAGATCGGCCATGAAATTGAGGTGTTGATTGATGAAGTCGATGCCGAGGGAGCCATTGGCCGAAGTATGGCGGATGCGCCGGAAATTGACGGTGCGGTGTACCTCAATGGTGAAAACGGGGTAAAAGCAGGCGATATCGTGCGGGTCAAAGTCGAACATGCCGATGAATACGACTTATGGGGTTGCCGGATTTGA
- the moeA gene encoding molybdopterin molybdotransferase MoeA, which yields MDFSAELMPFDTALAQMLDSITPLSATEMVPLLQAFSRVTAHDLISPLDVPGFDNSAMDGYAVRLADLSSGHALPVAGKAFAGQPFDGNWPAGSCIRIMTGAPVPPGCDAIVMQEETEQTADGIRCIAPVKSGQNIRRRGEDIAHGAVIFPAGTRLTIAELPLLASLGIAQIEVIRKVRVALFSTGDELQQPGQALKRGQIYDTNRLTVHLMLQQSGYEVIDLGIIADDPQKLRTAFRQADEQADVVISSGGVSVGEADYTKAILSELGEINFWKLAIKPGKPFAFGKLNHSWFCGLPGNPVSATFTCYQLVRPLLAKLSGDNHYHQPMRLRVRTASPLKKTPGRLDFQRGILQSLPDGELVVKSTGHQGSHIFSSFSLGNCFIILERERCQVEAGEWVEVELFSHLLGGESS from the coding sequence ATGGATTTTAGCGCTGAACTGATGCCATTCGATACCGCTCTGGCTCAGATGCTCGATAGCATTACCCCCCTGAGTGCAACGGAAATGGTTCCGCTGTTACAGGCTTTTTCGCGCGTCACCGCCCATGATCTGATCTCTCCGCTCGATGTGCCTGGCTTTGATAACTCAGCGATGGATGGCTATGCCGTGCGACTGGCGGATCTTTCATCCGGCCATGCCTTGCCGGTCGCCGGAAAAGCGTTTGCCGGGCAACCGTTCGACGGCAACTGGCCTGCGGGAAGTTGTATTCGGATTATGACCGGTGCGCCCGTGCCTCCGGGTTGTGATGCTATCGTGATGCAGGAGGAGACCGAACAAACGGCCGACGGCATTCGTTGTATCGCCCCGGTGAAAAGCGGACAAAATATTCGTCGTCGTGGCGAAGATATCGCGCACGGCGCGGTTATTTTCCCGGCCGGAACACGCTTAACCATTGCTGAACTACCGTTACTGGCCTCGCTGGGAATCGCGCAAATCGAAGTGATACGCAAAGTCCGTGTTGCCCTTTTCTCTACCGGCGACGAGCTACAGCAACCGGGTCAGGCGCTGAAGCGTGGACAAATCTACGATACCAATCGCCTGACGGTTCATCTGATGCTGCAACAGTCAGGATATGAAGTCATTGATCTCGGGATTATTGCTGATGATCCGCAAAAACTGCGCACTGCCTTCCGCCAGGCTGATGAGCAGGCTGATGTCGTGATAAGTTCCGGCGGCGTTTCCGTCGGTGAAGCGGATTACACCAAAGCGATCCTGAGTGAACTGGGCGAAATTAACTTCTGGAAACTGGCGATCAAACCGGGTAAACCCTTTGCCTTTGGTAAACTGAATCATAGCTGGTTCTGTGGTCTGCCAGGTAACCCGGTGTCTGCCACCTTCACCTGTTATCAGCTTGTCCGACCGTTGTTAGCGAAACTGTCAGGTGACAACCACTATCATCAGCCGATGCGTCTGCGTGTCCGCACCGCTTCACCGTTGAAAAAAACCCCCGGTCGGCTCGATTTTCAGCGCGGTATTTTGCAATCTCTCCCGGATGGCGAGCTGGTGGTCAAATCCACCGGCCATCAGGGTTCGCATATTTTCAGCTCTTTTAGCCTCGGCAACTGCTTTATCATTCTCGAACGCGAGCGTTGCCAGGTCGAAGCTGGCGAGTGGGTTGAGGTCGAACTCTTCAGTCATCTGTTAGGGGGAGAATCATCATGA
- the moeB gene encoding molybdopterin-synthase adenylyltransferase MoeB — MSAELSDQEMLRYNRQIILRGFDFAGQERLKSSRVLITGLGGLGCAAAQYLASAGVGQLTLLDFDTVSLSNLQRQVLHNDSTLGQAKVHSAADALRRINPHIQITPLDDLLTETALSALIAAHDLVLDCTDNVTVRDQLNRGCFQHKIPLVSGAAIRMEGQITVFSWQQDEPCYRCLSRLFGDNALTCVEAGVMAPLVGVIGALQAMEAIKVLSHFGTPARGKIILYDAMSCQFREMKLPRYAHCEVCGDPQSDASV, encoded by the coding sequence ATGAGCGCGGAGTTAAGCGACCAGGAGATGCTGCGCTATAACCGGCAAATCATCCTGCGTGGTTTCGATTTTGCCGGACAGGAGCGATTAAAATCCTCGCGTGTGCTGATCACCGGACTGGGGGGACTTGGCTGTGCTGCTGCGCAATATCTGGCATCGGCAGGGGTCGGGCAACTCACCCTGCTGGATTTTGATACCGTGTCGCTCTCTAATTTACAGCGCCAGGTACTACACAATGATAGCACCCTCGGTCAGGCTAAAGTTCACTCCGCCGCTGATGCACTGAGGCGCATCAATCCCCATATTCAGATAACACCCCTGGACGATTTGCTGACAGAGACAGCGTTATCAGCACTCATCGCCGCCCACGATCTGGTTCTCGACTGTACCGATAACGTCACCGTGCGCGATCAACTCAACAGGGGATGTTTTCAGCATAAAATCCCGCTGGTTTCCGGAGCGGCCATCCGTATGGAAGGCCAGATTACCGTCTTTAGCTGGCAGCAAGATGAACCCTGTTATCGTTGTCTGAGCCGTTTGTTTGGCGATAACGCGCTCACCTGCGTGGAAGCGGGTGTTATGGCACCGCTGGTCGGGGTTATCGGTGCGTTACAGGCGATGGAAGCTATTAAAGTGTTGAGCCATTTTGGTACACCCGCGCGAGGAAAGATTATCCTCTATGATGCGATGAGCTGTCAGTTTCGGGAAATGAAGCTGCCGCGTTACGCTCACTGCGAAGTGTGTGGCGATCCGCAGTCAGATGCCTCAGTCTGA
- a CDS encoding ABC-F family ATPase, with protein sequence MLISSNVTMQFGSKPLFENISVKFGNGNRYGLIGANGSGKSTFMKILDGSLEPTQGHISRDPNERIGKLQQDQFAFENFTVLDTVIMGHRELWAVKQERDRIYSLAEMSEEEGYKVAELEVAYGEMDGYSAEARAGELLLGVGIPLEQHNGLMSEVAPGWKLRVLLAQALFSDPDILLLDEPTNNLDIDTIRWLEQVLNERNSTMIIISHDRHFLNMVCTHMADLDYGELRVYPGNYDDYMTAATQARQRLLADNAKKKAQIAELQSFVSRFSANAAKSRQATSRARQIDKIKLDEVKASSRQNPFIRFEQEKKLFRNALEIKGLAKGFDNGALFSEVNLLLETGEKLAVLGTNGVGKSTLLRILVGDLLADNGSVKWSENARIGYYAQDHEYEFEQDLTLFAWMSQWQQPGDDEQTVRSILGRLLFSQDDLKKSVRVLSGGEKGRMLFGKLMMQKPNVLIMDEPTNHLDMESIEALNNALEMYQGTLIFVSHDREFVSSLATRLLEISAQKVIDFSGNYEDYLRSQGIE encoded by the coding sequence GTGCTCATATCCAGTAACGTGACCATGCAGTTTGGCAGTAAACCGTTGTTTGAAAATATTTCCGTTAAATTTGGCAATGGTAACCGTTATGGTTTGATTGGCGCGAATGGCAGTGGTAAATCCACTTTTATGAAGATCCTCGATGGTTCTCTCGAGCCAACCCAGGGGCATATTTCCCGCGATCCCAACGAGCGGATCGGTAAACTGCAACAGGATCAATTTGCCTTCGAAAACTTTACCGTTCTCGATACCGTCATTATGGGGCATCGTGAATTATGGGCAGTCAAACAGGAGCGTGATCGCATTTATTCACTGGCAGAAATGAGCGAAGAAGAGGGATATAAAGTCGCTGAACTGGAAGTCGCTTATGGCGAGATGGACGGCTATTCTGCCGAAGCCCGCGCCGGAGAGCTACTGCTGGGGGTCGGTATTCCGCTGGAGCAGCACAATGGCCTGATGAGCGAAGTCGCGCCAGGCTGGAAACTGCGTGTCCTGCTGGCACAGGCACTGTTCTCCGATCCTGATATTCTGTTACTTGATGAACCGACTAACAACCTTGATATTGACACCATCCGCTGGCTGGAACAGGTGCTGAATGAGCGTAACAGCACCATGATTATTATTTCCCATGACCGCCACTTCCTGAATATGGTTTGTACCCATATGGCGGATCTGGATTATGGTGAACTGCGTGTCTATCCGGGAAATTACGACGACTATATGACCGCCGCGACTCAGGCGCGCCAACGTCTACTGGCGGATAACGCAAAGAAAAAGGCGCAAATTGCCGAATTACAATCCTTTGTCAGCCGTTTTAGCGCCAATGCAGCAAAATCCCGCCAGGCCACCTCTCGCGCCCGACAGATTGACAAAATTAAGCTTGATGAAGTTAAAGCATCCAGCCGACAGAATCCGTTTATCCGTTTCGAACAGGAGAAAAAACTGTTTCGTAATGCGCTGGAAATCAAGGGACTGGCGAAAGGCTTTGATAATGGCGCGTTATTCAGTGAAGTGAATTTACTGCTGGAGACGGGCGAAAAACTGGCGGTACTGGGCACCAATGGCGTCGGTAAATCCACGTTGTTGAGAATACTGGTGGGTGATCTGCTGGCCGATAATGGCAGCGTGAAATGGTCGGAAAATGCCCGGATTGGCTATTACGCACAGGATCACGAATATGAGTTTGAGCAGGATCTGACGCTTTTTGCGTGGATGAGCCAGTGGCAACAGCCCGGTGATGACGAACAGACGGTGCGCAGTATTCTCGGGCGTCTATTGTTCAGCCAGGATGATCTCAAAAAATCCGTCAGGGTGCTTTCCGGGGGTGAAAAAGGGCGGATGCTGTTTGGTAAGCTGATGATGCAAAAACCGAACGTTCTGATCATGGATGAGCCTACGAACCATCTCGATATGGAGTCGATCGAAGCACTGAATAACGCCCTGGAGATGTATCAGGGCACGCTGATTTTTGTCTCTCATGATCGTGAATTTGTTAGCTCGCTGGCGACCCGACTGCTGGAAATCAGCGCACAGAAAGTGATCGATTTTAGCGGCAATTATGAAGACTATTTACGTAGTCAGGGGATTGAGTGA